From a region of the Kwoniella mangroviensis CBS 8507 chromosome 1 map unlocalized Ctg01, whole genome shotgun sequence genome:
- a CDS encoding translation initiation factor IF-2 — protein MSIASAPCRCCRPLLYRLSSGGSTRQIASTAWISAEQSEGGFKLPARDWSVKPSQQSRNDAGPKKNQGQNQRRNNRGPKESRESNTGGPSNRRSPSSAKGQGQGQREGFSKWGVAREGPRNGGGDLNLASGFGLKSAKGKDQNGNSSGSGIGDIIDKTRKSDRTQRVATAFSSRSNRGSSAFGDLLGSGGQSKEKQQQPQSPQNSEDQSSSSATPEEPVLLGEEGEGEDVFGRRHSNNHHRKNRRDSGGSLLSRLSEEEEASLPSRPHHNPKRSHSPSQPNTISAQSQSMRKPKSPKPKVIEEEKQVYIPRTISVANLAKIFGVKLFNLQTRMSRLDMTEDQRRSDYLLNAEQACDIAIEYGFDPVVDDEASFDVYPDPDTADGKIHPLRPPVVTIMGHVDHGKTTLLDSLRHTSVAAGEAGGITQHIGAFSVPLSSLLPSGNITNSSSPSTITFLDTPGHAAFTAMRARGASVTDIVVLVVAADDGVMPQTKEVLELVKSEGDKVGLVVAINKCDKPGVDFDKVKSALGAEGIHLEEDGGDVPSVKVSGLAKIGLDDLVETLSTLAEIRDLRARREGKAEGYVLESRVDRGRGNVATVLVTRGILKTGSSIVAGQTWCRVRQMQDDKGKPIKEALPSTPVSITGWKDLPSAGDELLEAIKGEDEAKKAINNRKRDEERKRLMADVEQINLKRKEERMRLEAEAAALEALESGEAPTGQDQVKPKEEEKKFLRLVIKADVSGTVEAVVGSLEHIGNKEAGVKVVHTGVGEVSESDITLAEASDATIVGFNVPASRSIQTSAKSLQVPLHLESVIYRLIDTVRSKVAGLLPPKIEYSVKGEATVQQIFEINIKRKQTIKIAGCRVNNGIINRLEGIRVLRGPNRDVVYEGKIETLKHLKKEVGEVRKGMECGIQLEEFDEIREGDEIVGFTKVEVPREL, from the exons ATGTCTATCGCCTCCGCGCCCTGTAGGTGCTGCAGACCACTGCTATATCGACTGTCCTCGGGTGGCAGTACAAGGCAAATCGCGTCGACTGCGTGGATATCGGCAGAACAATCCGAGGGAGGATTTAAGCTTCCTGCGCGGGATTGGTCGGTGAAGCCTTCTCAGCAGAGTAGGAATGATGCTGGACCAAAGAAGAATCAAGGTCAGAACCAACGGCGGAACAACAGGGGACCAAAGGAAAGTAGAG AATCGAATACCGGTGGACCCAGTAATCGTCGATCCCCATCTTCTGCcaaaggtcaaggtcaaggtcagCGCGAAGGATTCTCAAAATGGGGAGTAGCAAGGGAAGGACCTAGAaatggaggtggtgatctTAATCTTGCCTCTGGGTTCGGTCTGAAATCTGCAAAAGGAAAGGATCAAAATGGGAATAGTAGCGGTAGTGGAATTGGAGATATAATCGACAAGACGCGGAAGTCGGATCGTACACAGCGGGTGGCAACTGCTTTCTCATCTAGGAGTAATAGAGGTTCTTCGGCCTTTGGTGATTTGTTAGGTTCAGGGGGACAATCGAAAGAGAAGCAACAACAGCCGCAGTCCCCGCAAAATAGTGAAGATCAATCATCTAGCTCGGCCACCCCTGAAGAGCCCGTGTTATTGggcgaagaaggtgaaggagaagatgtattTGGAAGACGACATAGTAATAATCACCATAGGAAGAATAGGAGGGATTCAGGTGGATCATTATTGTCTAGATtaagtgaagaggaagaagcgtcTTTACCTTCTAGACCACATCATAATCCCAAACGATCCCATTCCCCTTCACAACCCAACACCATCTCAGCACAGAGTCAATCAATGAGAAAACCGAAAAGTCCCAAACCCAAAGTAatagaagaggagaaacaagTTTATATCCCTCGTACGATCAGTGTAGCCAACCTAGCCAAGATCTTCGGGGTGAAATTGTTCAACCTGCAAACTAGGATGTCAAGGTTAGATATGACGGAGGATCAACGTAGATCGGACTACCTGTTGAATGCGGAACAAGCTTGTGATATAGCTATCGAATATGGATTTGATCCGGTAGTGGACGATGAAGCTAGTTTTGATGTCTATCCAGA TCCTGACACTGCAGATGGGAAAATACACCCTCTCAGACCGCCTGT AGTTACTATAATGGGTCACGTAGATCACGGTAAAACCACGCTCCTAGATTCCCTTCGACATACATCCGTAGCTGCAGGTGAAGCAGGTGGAATCACTCAGCATATCGGTGCCTTCTCCGTCCCactttcatccctccttccttcAGGGAACATCACCAATTCgtcatctccatcaactaTCACTTTCCTCGATACGCCAGGACACGCAGCATTCACAGCCATGCGAGCTAGGGGAGCATCCGTGACTGATATAGTAGTATTGGTCGTAGCTGCCGACGACGGTGTTATGCCCCAGACGAAAGAAGTATTGGAATTGGTGAaaagtgaaggtgataaagTTGGATTGGTGGTGGCGATCAACAAATGTGATAAACCAGGCGTGGACTTTGATAAAGTGAAATCAGCATTGGGAGCAGAAGGTATTCAccttgaggaagatggtggtgatgtaCCGTCAGTCAAGGTTTCAGGTTTGGCTAAGATTGGTCTGGACGACCTGGTAGAGACTTTATCGACCCTTGCGGAAATTAGGGATCTGAGAGCTAGGAGGGAAGGTAAAGCCGAGGGATACGTCCTGGAGTCAAGGGTAGATCGAGGTAGAGG AAACGTCGCTACTGTTTTAGTCACTCGAGGAATCTTAAAGACGGGATCATCGATCGTAGCTGGACAAACATGGTGTAGGGTTCGTCAGATGCAGGACGACAAAGGAAAACCCATCAAGGAGGCTTTACCGAGTACACCAGTATCCATAACAGGATGGAAAGATTTACCTTCAGCGGGAGATGAATTGCTAGAAGCTATAAAGGGAGAAGAcgaagctaagaaagctatCAATAATCGAAAACGTGATGAAGAACGTAAGAGGTTGATGGCGGATGTTGAACAGATAAAtctgaaaaggaaagaggagagaatgagattggaagctgaagctgCAGCTTTAGAAGCATTAGAATCAGGTGAAGCCCCAACCGGCCAAGACCAGGTGAAGcccaaagaagaggaaaagaagtttTTGAGATTGGTCATTAAAGCTGATGTCAGTGGGACTGTTGAGGCTGTCGTGGGATCATTGGAACATATAGGTAATAAGGAGGCTGGTGTGAAGGTCGTTCATACGGGCGTAGGAGAGGTGTCTGAATCTGATATCACCTTGGCAGAAGCTTCGGACG CCACGATAGTAGGATTCAACGTCCCTGCATCACGTTCCATTCAAACAAGTGCTAAATCCCTTCAAGTCCCCTTACATCTCGAATCAGTTATATACCGTCTGATCGATACGGTCCGATCAAAAGTTGCAGGATTACTACCTCCCAAAATTGAATATTCAGTTAAAGGAGAAGCTACTGTTCAACAGATATTTGAAATTAACATTAAACGTAAACAGACTATCAAGATTGCTGGATGTAGAGTGAATAACGGAATTATAAATCGATTAGAAGGTATAAGAGTATTGAGGGGACCGAATAGGGATGTAGTATATGAAGGAAAGATTGAGACGTTGAAACATCTGAAAAAGGAAGTCGGAGAAGTGAGAAAGGGGATGGAATGTGGGATTCAACTCGAGGAGTTTGATGAAATTagggaaggtgatgagattgttggatttACGAAAGTTGAAGTACCGAGGGAATTGTAA